The window atccCGTTGGAGAAGAAACTTGATGCAGACAGTCCTCTGGTGGAGGGTTATCACCCAGCGTGACACACTCTCGATATCCTGAAACCCACATCGGTAACCGCATTGTCTGATACCATGACAAGTTTGACGTGGGTACAGGGTAAGCGGAGAGGCATGCGGTACGCCTCAACTCGTCACCGGCGTACCAGTTACATTGATTGACCAGTTGGCAACGTCCCCTGCTTCTCACTGGACGCAGGGAGAAGACGAAACAAGCCCAGTGGATGCTTGACGCCTAGATACAAGGCCAACTCGGGCGGCAGGTCGAGATCCATGCTTAGGGCGAGGGATGCGTCTTttccgacgtcgacgtcgacgtcgacgagctggtaGCCCTGGGCAGTTATGTCGGCGGGAGAAGGGAGCTCGAGCGGCAGCATGATATCCTTCTCGGGCACAGCACGCAAGCCACGGCTCAACTTCGCGGCGGCTCGCAATGCAAGGCCTCGCAGGCCCGTGGTCGCCGTCCAAGGGAAGCGGGCGGTCACAAAGCCACCGTCGACCCGGCCTAGCAGCCGACTGGTCTTGGCCGTATCGGGACACCAGATATCAACCTTGATGCTGGCCAGGCGCGGGGCCTCTCCATTGGTGAGAAGCTCCCAcgcatcctcggcgccggccggtTTGCGCTGGGCGAAGACGTACAGCCTGTCATGCTCGTGGCCGGCGCGCGTGTCGGAGTCGGGCAGCTCAATGCCCCGACAGGAGGCGATAGGGTGAATGACGGGGCGTTGCGAAGCGGCAACCTGGCCGTCGCTGCAGTTCGGGCAAGGCACACCGAGTTTGGAGTGCGTCTGTCGCAAGGCGTCGCTTCGCTCAACCGGAACTGGGGGGAACAAGATGAATATGGGGATGGAAAAGACGATGATGGTAACGAGTACGACGAAGACGGAGCCGAAGTCGAGCGGTGTGCCGGCCGGTGGTGCTTGAAGTTGTGCCATGGCAAGCGGGGAAACGATCTCCCTCCCTATCCGGCCTCTTTGTCTCCGGCCCTGCTCTTGTTCTTTCGTCGCCGATGAGTCCTGGCCTCGTGGTGGTGGCAAAGACGGAAAGGAGAAGGCATCGATGAATTCAAAGCATCCGACAGGTGTAGGTGTGGATAAACAGCTTCGCTCTATCGACTCTCCCTGTCCGCGATTCGGTTATCAATTCATGCCACCTGAAACGTACAGGTGTTGACAAGTAACCCGGCACGATCGACTCCCCTGTCAGCATTGAGTCTTGGCTCGGTGCTCGGTCGGTGCTCGGGCTCAGTCTTGACCTCACCATTGCCAGCCATTGATTTCGGAAATGGACAACGGATCAACGATAAACCAGAGTCGCTTGACTTGGAGCCACTCTCTTCCTTGTCCTCCCGGAAGAGAAAGGGAAAAAAACCCAATGGCACGGGCGTGGAGATGGAATGACTGAAGCAGCCGACGTGAGTAAGAAAACAGTGGCAGAGAAAATAGCTCACGGGTAGGTCATGATGTGAAGAGTTGAGGTGGCGGCGGTATGAGGAGCTATCCAATCATGACATCAGAGGgtacctgtaagtacattgCTCAACAGGCACCTACAACATAATCTTGA of the Drechmeria coniospora strain ARSEF 6962 chromosome 01, whole genome shotgun sequence genome contains:
- a CDS encoding MOSC domain containing protein, whose product is MAQLQAPPAGTPLDFGSVFVVLVTIIVFSIPIFILFPPVPVERSDALRQTHSKLGVPCPNCSDGQVAASQRPVIHPIASCRGIELPDSDTRAGHEHDRLYVFAQRKPAGAEDAWELLTNGEAPRLASIKVDIWCPDTAKTSRLLGRVDGGFVTARFPWTATTGLRGLALRAAAKLSRGLRAVPEKDIMLPLELPSPADITAQGYQLVDVDVDVGKDASLALSMDLDLPPELALYLGVKHPLGLFRLLPASSEKQGTLPTGQSM